A region of Malaciobacter marinus DNA encodes the following proteins:
- a CDS encoding sensor histidine kinase, protein MFDINIVLAYGVTFGILLMSILFTAIRYVYLKELFYLAYCLMQIFSLAYIVIYSQFFEIPPIFKEISLGFATIFAIIFAFAFFKVEFIPIFKSIKELMIFTAFLIFVLATVFYHYMLFEYLPYSVVYFLLFLSVIFNIKDGVKPTLIYVVGWSFVCLFLYIIQFKTLYVRSGYVDLVLVAFAIEAILFTFSLANKQKELKNQNINYENMLLHQSRLAKSGAMIGNIAHQWRQPLNNLSYIFMNIKTRFENGKLKQDYFDKKFMQANEQLQFMSKTIDDFKDFYTPAKNKEDFLVKESINKALTILNASLKQQRVDLTLTFHTSEVSKIYGISNEFSQVILTLIKNSIEALSNQEYPKIDIDVYSNHSSLIVKISDNGAGISKKELPKLFKPYFTTKEDGFGIGLYLVKTIIEDSFKGTIEAKPLKKGLEFIITIEKSF, encoded by the coding sequence ATGTTTGATATAAATATAGTTTTAGCATATGGAGTAACTTTTGGAATACTTTTGATGAGTATTTTATTTACTGCAATTAGATATGTTTATTTAAAAGAGCTATTTTATTTAGCATATTGCTTAATGCAGATTTTTTCCCTTGCATACATAGTTATATATAGTCAATTTTTTGAGATTCCACCAATTTTTAAAGAGATATCACTAGGTTTTGCAACAATCTTTGCAATAATCTTTGCATTTGCTTTTTTTAAAGTTGAATTTATTCCAATATTTAAAAGCATAAAAGAACTAATGATTTTTACTGCTTTTTTGATTTTTGTTTTAGCAACAGTTTTTTATCATTATATGTTATTTGAGTATTTACCTTATTCTGTTGTCTATTTTTTACTATTTTTATCAGTAATTTTTAATATAAAAGATGGTGTAAAACCTACATTGATTTATGTTGTAGGTTGGTCTTTTGTATGCTTATTTTTATATATTATTCAGTTTAAAACTCTTTATGTAAGAAGTGGTTATGTTGATTTAGTTCTTGTTGCATTTGCTATTGAAGCAATTTTATTTACTTTTAGTCTAGCAAACAAGCAAAAAGAGTTAAAAAATCAAAATATAAACTATGAAAATATGTTATTACATCAAAGCAGATTAGCAAAATCAGGAGCTATGATAGGTAATATTGCTCATCAATGGAGACAACCTTTAAATAACTTGTCATATATTTTTATGAATATAAAAACAAGATTTGAAAATGGTAAACTAAAACAAGACTATTTTGATAAAAAGTTTATGCAAGCAAATGAACAATTGCAGTTTATGTCAAAAACAATTGATGATTTTAAAGACTTTTATACACCAGCAAAGAATAAAGAGGATTTTTTAGTAAAAGAGTCTATAAATAAGGCTTTGACTATTTTAAATGCAAGTTTAAAGCAACAAAGAGTGGATTTAACTCTTACTTTTCATACAAGTGAAGTATCAAAAATCTATGGTATTTCAAATGAATTCTCTCAAGTTATATTAACCTTGATAAAAAATAGTATTGAGGCTTTATCAAACCAAGAGTATCCCAAAATTGATATTGATGTCTACTCAAATCACTCAAGCTTAATAGTTAAAATAAGTGATAATGGAGCAGGTATTTCTAAAAAAGAGCTACCTAAACTTTTTAAACCTTATTTTACTACAAAAGAAGATGGCTTTGGTATTGGACTTTATTTGGTTAAGACTATTATAGAAGATAGTTTTAAAGGAACTATTGAAGCTAAGCCTTTGAAAAAAGGCTTAGAGTTTATAATAACTATTGAAAAAAGCTTTTAA